The Planctomycetia bacterium genome window below encodes:
- a CDS encoding TIGR00300 family protein, producing the protein MAVKPQQSTANDFPVAEIVELNGHIIDSLLLPKIMDEILTRGGLYELQQINVGVKPTDPSYAKIKVLAKSTEVLEDILEVIHDHGATPITQEDASIEPADMDGAFPETFYSTTNHHTQIRMNDKWVDVADQEMDCGITLDASTGLPRCIPMLDVKKGMPIVVGHRGIRVQAAEAGHHKGLFEFMSSPVSSEKPKGVTVREIAGAMRAARKAKQKILAVLGPAIVHTGGVEHVCALIQMGYLDILFAGNALATHDIEQSMFGTSLGISMDKGLPMDEGHEHHLRAINKIRRAGGIKPAVEKGVLTSGIMYDCVKHNISYILAGSIRDDGPLTDVITDTIKAQELMREHVRDNVGFCLMVATALHSIATGNLLPARVKVACIDINPATVTKLMDRGSSQTVGIVTDVEPFLRELVTELRKGSGS; encoded by the coding sequence ATGGCTGTGAAACCTCAACAGTCAACGGCAAATGATTTTCCAGTAGCAGAAATCGTTGAACTGAATGGGCATATCATTGATTCGCTGCTGCTTCCGAAGATCATGGATGAAATTCTCACCCGTGGCGGACTATATGAATTACAGCAGATCAATGTGGGCGTGAAGCCTACGGATCCCAGTTACGCCAAGATCAAAGTGCTGGCGAAAAGCACCGAGGTTCTGGAAGATATCCTTGAAGTCATTCACGATCACGGCGCCACGCCGATTACCCAGGAAGATGCGTCCATTGAACCAGCTGATATGGATGGAGCATTTCCTGAGACGTTTTACAGTACAACAAATCACCACACACAAATTCGGATGAACGACAAATGGGTTGATGTTGCCGATCAGGAAATGGACTGCGGAATAACACTTGATGCAAGCACGGGATTGCCCCGATGTATTCCCATGCTGGATGTAAAAAAGGGGATGCCCATCGTTGTTGGCCATCGCGGGATTCGTGTTCAGGCCGCTGAAGCTGGTCACCACAAAGGACTGTTCGAATTCATGTCGAGCCCGGTGAGCAGTGAAAAACCCAAGGGAGTCACAGTCCGCGAGATAGCTGGCGCGATGCGAGCAGCACGCAAGGCGAAACAGAAGATACTTGCAGTACTGGGGCCCGCGATTGTTCATACGGGTGGTGTAGAGCATGTATGTGCCTTGATTCAGATGGGCTACTTGGACATACTTTTTGCCGGCAATGCACTGGCTACTCACGACATCGAGCAATCCATGTTCGGTACCAGCTTGGGCATTTCCATGGATAAAGGCTTGCCTATGGATGAAGGGCATGAGCATCACTTACGAGCTATTAATAAGATTCGCCGAGCTGGAGGCATTAAACCTGCTGTTGAGAAAGGCGTTCTCACATCAGGCATTATGTACGACTGTGTCAAGCACAACATCTCGTATATCCTCGCAGGTAGTATCCGTGATGATGGTCCTCTCACCGATGTCATCACCGATACCATCAAGGCCCAGGAGTTGATGCGGGAGCATGTGCGGGACAACGTCGGCTTCTGCCTGATGGTGGCAACGGCACTACATTCGATTGCAACCGGCAACCTGCTACCCGCACGTGTTAAGGTTGCTTGTATCGATATTAATCCGGCAACGGTTACCAAACTCATGGATCGTGGCAGCAGTCAAACGGTTGGTATTGTAACCGATGTTGAACCTTTCCTGCGTGAACTGGTAACCGAGCTGCGGAAAGGAAGTGGCTCATGA